The Pleomorphomonas sp. T1.2MG-36 DNA segment GATCGCGGTGCATCTCGACTGGCAGGGGCAGGGCATCGGGCGAATGTTGATCGCGGAGGCAGGCCGGATTGCGCGCGAGAGCGGGGCAAAAGCCCTGACGCTGACGACGTTTCGCGACGTGCCGTGGAACGAGCCCTACTACCAACGTCTTGGCTTCCATACCCTAGCGGAAGAGGCAATTCCCCCGCGACTTCTCAAGGTTCTCGAGAACGAGGGCAAAGCCGGCATTCCGGTGGAGCTGCGGTGCGCCATGGTGATGCCGCTATAGCGGTGACAGGGACGGCGTCTCAGCGCTGGGCGAGGCTCATCGCGGATGAGGAGGCACTTTTCGTCGTTTGTCGTTTCAGCTATAGGTCGGCCATGATGAACGGCCCGATCCTTGGCACACAGTTTTGGTGGCGCGCTCGATAGAGCGCGGCCTGT contains these protein-coding regions:
- a CDS encoding GNAT family N-acetyltransferase, which codes for MITIRAASERDADDLPDIERSSGAIFRGWAGLEWIADDDVQSPDQHLTLMSQGVALVAEDRERGAVGFLNGEMTPDGLHIWQIAVHLDWQGQGIGRMLIAEAGRIARESGAKALTLTTFRDVPWNEPYYQRLGFHTLAEEAIPPRLLKVLENEGKAGIPVELRCAMVMPL